The following coding sequences are from one Ignavibacteriota bacterium window:
- the dnaN gene encoding DNA polymerase III subunit beta yields the protein MKFSVSTSDLQKHLGSISGVIPAKSTLPILENFLFELSGNELEITATDLEMYTTIKLNVEGNDKGKFVIPAKRLLETIRSLTDPTVKFDVDTDTFKIVMKTENGEYKLTGESNENYPSLPDFKGEKELKIGSDILRRLIAKTEFAVSSDELRPAMTGVLFQMRPEEICAVSTDGHRLVRMRETTFKSKHKSTDVIIPAKALKLIAKSLEESEGTVLFNESHIKFTLGSLILITRLIEEKYPNYESVIPQDNNKKLSVNKNQLLSSVRRTALFANSTTRQVRFSLKSNSMSVSAEDIDFGSEANETLTCDYNADDMEIGFNAGYVVDVLSHIDSDEVVFMLNTSTRAVTVMPPTQKEGEDILMLVMPVRLNA from the coding sequence ATGAAATTTTCCGTATCTACATCAGACCTCCAAAAACATTTAGGAAGCATCAGTGGAGTAATTCCGGCAAAGTCCACGTTACCGATTTTAGAAAATTTTCTTTTTGAACTTTCCGGCAATGAGTTAGAGATAACCGCTACTGACCTTGAAATGTACACGACAATTAAATTGAATGTTGAAGGCAACGATAAGGGTAAGTTCGTTATTCCGGCTAAACGACTTTTAGAGACAATTCGCTCACTTACCGACCCGACAGTGAAGTTTGATGTTGATACCGACACGTTTAAAATTGTGATGAAAACGGAGAATGGAGAATATAAACTCACGGGTGAATCAAACGAGAATTATCCGTCACTTCCTGACTTCAAAGGAGAAAAGGAACTGAAAATCGGGAGCGATATTCTTCGGAGATTAATTGCAAAAACGGAATTTGCTGTTAGCAGTGATGAACTCAGACCGGCAATGACAGGCGTGTTATTTCAAATGCGACCGGAAGAAATTTGTGCGGTTTCTACCGATGGTCATCGTCTTGTAAGGATGAGAGAAACAACATTCAAATCAAAACATAAATCTACAGACGTTATCATTCCGGCGAAAGCGCTTAAATTGATTGCAAAGAGTCTCGAAGAGTCAGAGGGAACCGTTCTCTTTAATGAATCGCACATCAAATTTACACTCGGCAGTCTTATTCTGATTACGCGGCTTATCGAGGAGAAGTATCCGAACTACGAAAGTGTTATTCCTCAGGATAACAATAAGAAACTTTCGGTCAATAAAAATCAACTTCTTTCTTCGGTGAGAAGAACTGCATTGTTTGCAAACTCAACAACACGGCAAGTTCGTTTCTCTCTGAAAAGTAATTCCATGTCCGTCTCTGCTGAAGATATTGATTTCGGAAGTGAAGCAAACGAAACGCTCACATGCGATTACAATGCAGACGATATGGAAATTGGTTTCAACGCAGGATATGTTGTTGATGTGTTATCACATATTGATAGTGATGAAGTGGTGTTTATGCTCAATACATCAACACGCGCAGTAACAGTTATGCCGCCAACTCAGAAGGAAGGCGAAGATATTTTAATGTTGGTGATGCCCGTTCGTTTGAACGCTTGA